The Pseudomonas sp. IAC-BECa141 genome contains the following window.
GTGCGTCGTTCTTGCCGCCACTGAGAATATAGCCGTCGGCAGGCGGCACGACGCTCGGATTGTCGCTTTCGAATGGCGCGGGAAACGGGCCGGCCGCGAGTGCCGGGAAGTTCTTGCCGCCTTCCATTTCATTGACCTGCCAGCCGCCGAGCAATCCTTGCTCGATGGCCACCGCACCGCGGCTTGCAGGGGAAATGACGCGACCGTGTCGCAGTTGGGTTTGAGCTTGTGGTTGATTCATGTTTTTCACTCCGTTGATTTAAGAACTCTCCTGTCCAAGGAGAGGCCTTCAAGCTAACGGAGGGGGATTTTTTGTCCATCGGCGGTTTTGTCGCAGTCTGCCTCGACGAAATCCGAAAAACGCCGAAAACACTGTATATAAACACAGTTCATTGCGATGAAGCTCACTCAACGCATGGCAAAAGGACTACACCGCGTTATTGCAAAAACCTGCATTCAGCGGTTCAGGAAAGCTGTGCCCTGAACTCCTTTTCATATTGCCCGGCGAGCTGTTCCTTTTGCTTGTCGTCGAGCAGCTTGCCGGCCATCTGGAAGAACTTCTGCTCTTCTTCCTGCAGGTGGTGATGGACCTTCTCCGAAAGCTTTTTCGCCGTGGCCAGCCAGGCCGGACTGGACATCTCGATCTCGTCGAGTTCTTCCATCATCTCGTCCATTTCATGGTGTTCGGCAATGGCATGGCGGCTGAGGTCGATACCGTTGTCGAACTCCATCAGCGGGATATAGAAGTGGCGCTCTTCGGCCGTTTCGTGGGCCTGCAGCTCAGCCTTCAACTGCTTGTAGGCCTCGACCCTTTCCGGGGTGTCGCCGCTGGTCTCGATCAACGATTTCGCGTAGGTCCGCTGACGGTCGTGGCTTTCACGAAGGGCTTCGAAAATGTTCATGGAATCTCCCAGGCAAACGCGTTCCGGATGGACGCCCTAAAGGGCTAGACCCCGGCACAACAGCGACGGTTCCAAGCGTTTGCCTGAATCGGCTGCGGCGCGATAGGCTGCCGATTCATTACTACAAGGAAGACAACATGACGTTGCGGATCGAGCTGTCACAAGCCCCCACCGAAGAACAGCGCGCAGCCATCCTGGCGCCCCTGCGTGCCCATAACATCGCCAAGGCCGGGCCTTCGCTGTACGAACCGGTCGCTCTGCTGGTGCGCGACGATAACGACGCGATCCTCGGTGGCCTTTATGGGCACACGTTCTATCGGTGGCTGTTTATCGAGTTGCTGGCGGTGCCGGAGGAAGGTCGGGGACAGGGAATCGGCTCGAAGCTGATGCAGATGGTCGAGCAATTCGCCCGGGAAAAAGACTGCGTAGGGATCTGGCTCGATACCTTTGATTTTCAGGCGCCCGGGTTCTACAAAAAACTGGGGTATACCGAGTGTGGCGAGATTGCGGATTACCCGCTGGGGCACAAGCGGCATTTCTTCCAGAAGCGCTTGATTGATTGAATTCAGCGCCCCTCGCCCGCAGGCTGGCGCGGGGCGCGTAGCGTCAACGCATCCAGCTGCCTCTTTACAGACAGGTTGCCAGTGCCGCCAAGCGGCGCTTGGCCACAAAATCATCCTTCTGCGCGTAGTAATTCAGCACGGTGCCGGACGCCTCCGTGGTCAAGTCGACAAACGACTCCGCCGAGCGCGTATAGACCGTCGAACCGCCCTTCTTGCCCGGTTGCAGATACGCCGCCGCGTCCACGCCGAACACCGCTTCGTCCTGCCAGGCGAATTGCACACACCGGGCCACGTCTTTTTCGGGCTTGTCCGAATTCAGGGTCTTGTAAGGGGTTTGCGTGCGGGCGTCTTCCATCGCCGAACCCGCGCAACCGGCCAGCAGGGTTGCCGCCAGTGCCACCATCAGCATTCGCATTGCATTCGCTCATTCGGAAAAAAGCGGACTGTATCACCGCAACGCCAAAAAACGTTCTGCTTTACTGCATTTAGAGCGCGACACAGGGCGGCCGCTGCGGCACATTAACGGTCATCAGCCTTACAAGGAAAGCCCATGGCGCCTACTGAACAGCGACACGAACAGGCCCTGAAACTGTTTCTCGAAGCGCATGCGGAACTGCGCGAAACCCTCGACCACCTCAACCCGCTACTGGCCCAGGCCAAGGGCGAAACCCAGGCGCAGTACCGCGAAGAACGGCTGCACGAAGCTTTCGAAGCCGAGGCCGAAAGCCAAGGGTTGTTTGCCTGGGAACTGACGTTGCAGCTCACCGCCGCGACGCCCGAGGAGTACCAGGCGCAACGCCTGGAAGTGCATCGCGAAGTAGCGGAAATGGCCGGGATGGACTGGCTGGAATATTGCGATCTGTATGGCATAGAACCGTAACCCCTGCACAAGGATGCTGCCTCGATGCTGCCTTCCACCTCGACCCACCGCGCCAGCCCCGGACATCTTCACATACAGAAATGGCGCGGCCGTGTTGGCCTGGCACTGGTTGCCTGTCTGTCGGTATTGGCCGGCATGACCGACGCCATCGGCTTCATGGCCAGCGGCGATTTCGTTTCCTTCATGAGCGGCAACACAACGCGACTGGCAGTGGCGATCAGCGAGGGTGACAGCGGACTGACATTGAGGCTGATCCTGCTGGTGGCGACGTTCATTGTCGGCAATGCCCTGGGTGTCGTGGTCAGCCGACTGGGCGGACGGCGTGCGCTGCCATTGCTGCTGTCTATCGCCGCTCTGCTCTGTTTGGCGGCCTGGCCCTTTGACACGCAACTGCCTGCCCTGCTGGCGGCGATCATTGCGATGGGCATGCTCAACGCAGCGGTGGAAGAAGTGAACGGTCTGCCGGTCGGGCTGACGTATGTCACCGGCGCACTGTCACGATTCGGCCGGGGATTGGGGCGGTGGGTGCTAGGCGAACGGCGAAGTGGCTGGCGGGTGCAACTGGTGCCGTGGAGCGGGATGCTGGTCGGGGCCATTCTGGGGGCGGTGCTGGAACATCATCTGGGGCTCAAGGCGATGTTGGTCAGCGGACTGTTTGCTGGCGTTCTGGGGCTGCTGACCCTGAAAATTCCGCGGCGCTGGCAGTTGGGCTACATGCCGCGCTGACAGCCTCCTGTTCGCATCGAGACGGGCGCGGGAAACATCGACTTCGCCGCCCCGCCGAGAAAGCTTTATCATGGCCGCAGTTTTGCTGATCGAGTCCGTCATGAAGTTCGCCATTGCGCTGTTTTCCGCCGCCCATGCGCCGTCCTCGCGCCGCGCCCTGCTGTTCGCCCAGGCTGCGCTGGCCGGCGGGCATGAGATTGTCCGGCTGTTTTTCTATCAGGACGGGGTCCACAACGCGTCCGACGCCGTGGTCACGCCGCAGGACGAACTGGACCTGCCCAAGCAGTGGCGAACCTTCATCACCGAACAAAACCTCGACGGCGTGGTGTGCATCGCCGCGGCCCTGCGCCGTGGCGTGTTGAATGCCGAGGAAGCCGGACGTTATCAGCGTGACGCCGTGGCAGTCAGCGCACCGTGGGAATTGTCCGGCCTCGGTCAGTTGCATGACGCGGTGCAGGATGCCGACCGCCTGATCTGTTTCGGAGGCGCATGACATGGCCAAGTCCCTTCTGATTATCAGCCGTCAATCGCCGTGGTCCGGCCCCGGCGCCCGCGAAGCGCTGGACATCGTGCTGGCCGGTGGCGCGTTCGATCTGCCGATCGGCCTGCTGTTTCTCGACGACGGCGTGTTGCAACTCGCCGCCGGGCAGAATGCCAAGGCCCTGCAACAGAAAGACCTGAGCGCCAACCTGCAAGCATTGCCAATGTTCGGTGTCGAAGAGCTGTTCTACTGCGCCGACAGCGCCAGTGCTCGCGGCCTCGTCAATCGTTCGCTGGACGAGGCGCAGCCTTTGACCGCCGAGCAAATCACCGCCCTCATTGACCGTTACGACCAGGTGATCACCCTCTGATGTCGACTCTGCATGTGTTGTCCCATTCCCCGTTCGGCGACGAACGCCTGACCAGTTGCCTGCGTCTGCTGGGTGCCAGCGATGCGTTGTTGCTGTGTGGCGATGCCGCTTATGCGCTACAACCCGGCACTGCGCCGTTCAGTGCGCTGGAATTCCGCAAGGTGAAATTGTTCGTGCTGGCCGAAGATGCGCAAGCCCGCGCCGTGCAGGTTCCGGACTGGGCCGAAGCCATCGATTACCCGGCCTTCGTCGAACTGTCGATCCACCACGCCAAGGTCAACAGCTGGCTATGAGTGCGCTGACCGTCGGCGCTCGCGCCATTGAACTGGACAAGGACGGCTTTCTGGTCGACCTCAACGACTGGTCGGCCGAAGTCGCCAGCGCCCTCGCCGCTGCCGAAGACATCGAACTGAGCCCGGAACACTGGGAAGTCCTCGAGCTGCTGCGCAGCTTCTATGCCGAATTCCAGCTCTCCCCGGCCACCCGGCCGCTGATCAAGTACACCGCGCTCAAACTCGGCGCGGAGAAAGGCAACAGCCTGCACCTGAACCGACTGTTCAAAGGCACCCCTGCCAAACTCGCCGCGAAACTGGCGGGCCTGCCCAAACCGACGAATTGCCTATGACCGACTATCCAGCACTGACCCTCGAAACGCCCGCCGAGCATCCGTTCGCCCAGTTCGTGCGTATCCTCGGCAAGGGCAAGCGCGGCGCCCGAGACCTGACCCGCGAGGAAGCCCGGCAAGCCATGGGCATGGTGCTCGATGAAGCGGTCGAGGAAACCCAGCTCGGCGCGTTCCTGATGTTGCTGCGGCACAAGGAAGAAAGCGCCGAGGAAATGGCCGGCTTCACCGAAGCTCTGCGTGAACGCTTGCAGGCACCGGCACTGGACGTCGATCTGGACTGGCCGACCTACGCAGGCAAGAAGCGTCACCTGCCGTGGTATCTGCTGGCTGCCAAGTGCCTGGCGCAGAACGGCGTGCGCATCTTCATGCACGGGGGTGGCGCCCACACCGCCGGGCGTTTGTATTCCGAACAGTTGCTCGGTGAGCTGAACATTCCGCTGTGCCGCAACTGGCAGCAAGTCGGTGCGGCGCTGGATAACGGTGGCCTGGCGTTCATGCCACTGGTGGACTGGGCGCCGCAGCTGCAAAGGATGATCGACCTGCGCAATACCCTGGGTCTGCGCTCGCCGATCCATTCGCTGGCGCGAATCCTCAATCCACTGGGCGCGCGTTGCGGCCTGCAGAGTATTTTCCACCCCGGCTACCAAGCGGTGCATCGCGATGCCAGCGGCCTGCTCGGTGACACGGCGATCGTGATCAAGGGTGACGGCGGCGAAATCGAGATCAACCCGGATGCCGACAGTCACTTGTACGGCACCACCGGCGGCGAGAGCTGGGACGAGGAATGGCCGCAACTGTCGACGCAGCGTCATGTCAAACCGGCGTCGCTGGATGTCGAGCATCTGAAGGCGGTCTGGCGCGGCGATGTGGTCGACAGCTACCCGCAAATGGCGCTGATTTCGACCATGGCGCTGGCACTTCGTGGCCTTGGCCACTCCCGTGAACAGGCTTTCGAAACCGCCGAGAAATACTGGGCTGCGCGGGACAAATCGATTTAACCGATCATTAACGCCCGATCTTTGCGCTTTTTGTTCGAACTCATCGGAATAGACTCGGCTCCAACGAATATTGGTTTATGGAGTCTTGATCATGGGTTTACTCGTCGACGGCCGCTGGCAGGACAAGTGGTACGAAAGCAGCAAGGACGGCGCGTTCCAGCGTGAACAGGCGCAACGCCGCAATTGGGTCACTCGCAACGGCGAGCCGGGCCCCAGCGGTGAAGGCGGTTTTGCCGCCGAAGCCGGGCGTTATCACCTTTACGTCTCCCTGGCGTGTCCATGGGCTCATCGCACGCTGATCCTGCGCAAGCTCAAGGGCCTGGAAAGCCTGATCGACGTGTCAGTCGTCAGCTGGCTGATGCTGGAAAACGGCTGGACCTTCGACCAGAACCTCGGTTCGACCGGCGACAAACTCGACCACTTCGATTTCATGCATCAGCGCTACACCGCCGACACCGCCGACTACACCGGCCGCGTCACCGTACCGGTGCTATGGGACAAGAAACTGAAACGTATCGTCAGCAACGAATCGGCGGAGATCATCCGCATGTTCAACAGTGCCTTCGATGACTTGACCGGCAACGATCTGGACTTCTATCCGGCGCCATTGCGCGGCGAGATCGATGCGCTGAACGAGCGGATCTACCCTGCCGTGAACAACGGCGTGTATCGCGCCGGGTTCGCCACCTCGCAAAAAGCCTATGAAGAGGCGTTCGACGATGTGTTTGCCGAACTGGATCATCTGGAGCAGGTTCTGGGCGCCAACCGTTATCTGACGGGCGAATACCTGACTGAGGCGGACGTGCGTCTGTTCACCACGGTGATTCGTTTCGACGCGGTGTACCACGGGCACTTCAAATGCAATCTGCGGCGGATCAGCGATTATCCGAACCTGTCGAACTGGCTGCGGGAGATGTACCAGTGGCCGGGCATTGCCGAGACCGTGGATTTCCAGCACATCAAGAATCATTACTACGGCAGCCACAAGACCATCAACCCGACCGGAGTTGTGCCGAAGGGGCCGAAGCAGGATTTCACTGTTGCCCATGACCGGAACCGGTTGAGCGGGAAAGGGATCTGGCGCAGAGGTTGAAAGCAGGATTGTTCCCACAGCGTGGGAACAATCCCTTCAGAGTCGTCAGATTTGACCCTGAGCGCCCTCGAACCAGGCCAGTTTCTCGCGCAGTTGCACCACTTCGCCGACGATCACCAGCGTCGGCGCATGCACTTCATGCTCCGCCACCAGACGCGGCAGGTCGGCCAACGTGCCGGTGAAGACTCGCTGATTGACCGTGGTGCCCTGCTGGATCAGCGCGGCCGGCGTTTCGGCTGCACGACCATGCTTGATCAACTGCTCGCAAATGATCGGCAACCCCACCAGGCCCATGTAGAACACCAGCGTCTGCGCCGGCGCGACGAGGTCGGCCCATGGCAGATCGCTGGAACCGTCCTTCAGGTGGCCGGTGACGAAACGCACCGACTGCGCGTAATCGCGATGAGTCAGCGGAATCCCGGCATACGCCGCGCAACCGCTGGCCGCCGTGATGCCCGGCACCACCTGGAACGGGATGCCATGGGCCGCCAGTTCCTCGATCTCTTCGCCGCCACGGCCGAAGATGAACGGATCCCCGCCCTTCAACCGCACCACGCGCTTGCCGGCCTTGGCCAGATTCACCAGTTGCTGGTTGATCTGATCCTGCGGCACGGCGTGATCGGCGCGTCGCTTGCCGACGTAGACCCGCTCGGCATCGCGGCGGCAAAGCTCAAGAATCGCCGGAGCCACCAAGCGGTCGTACAGCACCACATCGGCTTGCTGCATCAGACGCAAGGCGCGGAAGGTCAGCAGATCCGGATCGCCCGGCCCTGCGCCCACCAGATAAACCTCGCCGGTGGTTACGCTCGCTTCGCCGTCGATTTTCGCCTGCAACAGACGCTCGGCCTCGGCGCCCTGCCCAGCCAGCTGGCGATCGGCAATCGGCCCCTGGAACACGTCCTCCCAAAAACCGCGACGTTGCTGCACATCGGGAAACAGGCCTTTGACCTGATCGCGAAACCGTGCGGCCAGACCGGCCAGATGGCCGTAGGTCGAAGGAATCCAGGTTTCGATCTTGGCGCGGATCAACCGGGCCAGCACCGGCGCATCGCCGCCACTGGAGACCGCGATGATCAGCGGCGAACGATCGACAATTGCCGGGAAGATCACGCTGCACAACGCTGGCGCATCCACCACATTGACCGGTACGCAACGCCGATGAGCATCGGCGGAGACCTGCGCGTTCAACGCTTCGTCATCGGTGGCGGCAATGATCAGCCCGCAACCGTCCAGATCCGTTTCGGCGTAGCCACGCAGCAGGCATTCGCCACCGCTGGCGGCAACCAGTTCGCGCAGTTGCGCTTCGATTTCAGGTGCAACCACCCGCAGCAGCGCACCGGCATCGGCCAGCAGGCGGGACTTGCGCAAGGCAATCTCCCCCCACCGACAACCAACACACGACTGCCGCGCAGGTTGTGAAACAGCGGCAGATATTTCATTTAGCCGATGACCTCAAGGCCACCCATGTACGGCTTCAGCACGTCCGGCACACGGATCGAACCGTCGGCCTGCTGGTAGTTTTCCAGCACGGCCACCAGAGTACGACCGACCGCCAGGCCGGAACCGTTCAGGGTGTGCACCAGCTCAGGCTTGCCGGTTTCCGGGTTGCGGAAACGCGCCTGCATGCGGCGGGCCTGGAAGTCGCCGCAGTTGGAGCACGACGAGATTTCGCGGTATTTGTCCTGGCTCGGAATCCACACTTCCAGGTCGTAAGTCTTGACCGCGCTGAAGCCCATGTCGCCGGTGCACAGCGCCAGGGTACGGTAAGGCAGACCCAGCAGTTGCAGGACCTTCTCGGCGTTGGCGGTCAGGCCTTCCAGCGCTTCCATCGACTTCGACGGCTCGACGATCTGGACCATCTCGACCTTGTCGAACTGGTGCTGACGGATCATGCCGCGGGTGTCACGACCCGACGCGCCGGCTTCGCTGCGGAAGCACGGAGTGTGGGCGACGAATTTGATCGGCAGCTGTTTCGAATCGACGATTTCACCGGCGACGATGTTGGTCAGAGACACTTCGGCGGTCGGGATCAGATACAGATCGGCTTCGCCTTCACGACCGATCTTGAACAGGTCTTCTTCGAACTTCGGCAGTTGACCGGTACCTTGCAGCGCCGGGGCCTGAACCAGATAAGGCGTGTAGGCCTCTTCATAGCCGTGCTCGGTGACGTGCAGGTTGATCATGAACTGCGCCAGCGCGCGATGCAGACGGGCAATCGGGCCGCGCAGCAGGGCGAAACGGGCGCCAGACAGCTTGGCGGCGGTTTCGAAATCGAGCCAGCCGAACTTCTCGCCCAGGGCCACGTGGTCCTGAACCGGGAAATCGAAAGCGGTCGGAGTGCCCCAGCGACGGACTTCGACGTTGCCGTCTTCGTCCTCGCCGACCGGTACCGATTCGTGCGGCAGGTTCGGGATGCCCAGCAGGATCGAATCCAGTTCGGTCTGGATCGCGTCCAGTTCGACTTTACCGGCGCTCAGTTCGCCCGCCATGCGCTCGACGTCCGCCATCAGCGGCGCAATGTCTTCGCCGCGCTGCTTGGCCTGACCGATGGATTTGGAACGCGCGTTACGCTCAGCCTGCAGTGCTTCGGTGCGGGTCTGGACGGTCTTGCGCTGTTCTTCCAGCGCTTCGATGCGCGCGACATCCAGGGCAAAGCCACGGGAAGCCAGGCGGTCCGCTACGTCCTGAAGGTTGCTACGTAACAGTTTGGGATCGAGCATGTCGGTTTCTCGTTATCAAAGTTTGGTCAGGGACAGGCCGGCCCAGGTCGCGAGCAGCCCGCCGAATACGCTGATGGCCGCATAGCCCAGGGCCAGCGGCACCTGCCCGCTTTCCAGCAGGCGCACCGTATCCAGTGAAAAGGATGAAAAAGTCGTCAGCCCCCCGAGGAAGCCGACCAGCAACCCGGCACGTACCTCGATCGGCACTTCCGGGCGTATCAAAAACAGGCCGTACAACACGCCAATCAGCAGGCAGCCCACGATATTAACGGCCAGCGTCGCGGTATAGAAGTGCCGCGGCCAATTGGCGTTGACCCAATTGCCGGTGGCGAAGCGCAACAAGGTGCCGGCAATCCCGCCGACGGAGACTGCAACGATCAATGGAACCACTATTTTCTCCGCTGCCGGGGGCTTAAACGATCAAGTTGGGCGAGATGGTTGAGCTTTTCGCCGATCTTCAACTCCAGGCCACGGGGCACCGGTTGGTAGAACGGAATCGGGTCGAGTTCTTCCGGGAAATAGTCTTCGCCGGCCGCGTAAGCATCCGGTTCGTCGTGGGCGTAACGATATTCGTCGCCGTAGCCCAATTGCTTCATCAATTTGGTCGGTGCATTGCGCAGGTGCAGCGGCACTTCCAGTGAACCATGCTCGGCGGCGGCGCGCAGCGCGGTCTTGAAGCCCATGTACACCGCATTGCTTTTCGGCGCACACGCCAGATAAGTGATGGCCTGAGCCACTGCCAACTCACCTTCCGGGCTGCCAAGACGTTCCTGCACTTCCCACGCGGCCAGGCACAGGCTCAGGGCGCGAGGATCGGCGTTGCCGATATCTTCACTGGCCATGCGCACTACGCGCCGAGCCAGGTAAAGCGGATCGCAGCCGCCATCGATCATTCGCGCAAACCAGTACAACGCGCCGTCAGGATTGGAACCGCGCACTGACTTGTGCAGCGCGGAAATCTGATCGTAGAACGCTTCGCCGCCCTTGTCGAAACGCCGGCGAGTGTCGCCGAGCAGGCTCTGCAGCAACTCGGTGCCCATTTCGCTGTGGTCTTCGGCCAGATCCGAGGCATTTTCCAGCAGGTTCAGCAGGCGCCGGCCATCGCCATCGGCGGCGGACAGCAACATCTGAAAGCCTTCATCGCTGAGGGTCAGATGACGCTTGCCCAGACCACGCTCTTCAGTCAGCGCGCGATGCACCAGTTTGCGCAACGCCGCTTCGTCGAGGCTCTTGAGCACGTAGACCCGCGCCCGCGACAGCAATGCATTGTTCAGTTCGAAAGAAGGGTTTTCGGTGGTGGCGCCAATGAAGATCAGCGTGCCGTCTTCAACGTACGGCAGGAAGGCGTCCTGTTGAGACTTGTTGAAACGGTGCACTTCATCGACAAACAGAATCGTGCGCTTGCCGTACTGGCCGGCCTGCTGCTTGGCGATTTCCACCGCCTGACGGATCTCCTTGACCCCGGCCAGGACTGCCGAGACCGTTTCGAAGTGCGCATCCGAAACTTCCGCCAGCAACCGCGCCAGCGTGGTTTTGCCCACGCCCGGCGGGCCCCAGAAGATCATCGAATGCAGGGCACCCTGCTCCAGTGCTTCGCGTAAAGGCTTGCCGCGAGCGAGCACGTGTTCCTGACCGACGTACTCATCCAGATTGGTCGCCCGTAAACGGGCGGCCAGTGGCTGGGCAATCGGTGCACTGCGAAACAGATCCATCACGAACCGTTGAAACCTCTGTGTTTATTCCTGGATCACATCGGCACCCTTCGGGATGTCGAACTTGAACTTCGATGCCGGGACCGCTTCGTTGGCCTTCACACCGGTAAACAGGATGTTGGTGCGCTGGCCGACGCTGTCGATCAGTTGCATGTCATTGACCAGACCGTTGCGGAACGACAGGCGCAGGCTGTCGAACAGGGTGTCCTTGGTTTTCGGCTTCAGGGTGAAGTCGATCACGCCACCGGCCTCTTTAGCGGTGATGTCGAAGCTCTGGCTGATCTTCGATACGTCGCCGGACAGCAACAGGGCTGGAGTCTGAGTCAGGCGCTCATCGAGCTTCTTGATGGTGGCCTGTTCCAGATCCGGGTCCCACAGGGTGACTTTCTTGCCGTCGGACACCATGGTCTGCTCGGCTGGCGCATTGGTGTGCCAGTAGAACAGGCCCGGGCGCTGCAGGGTCATGTCGCCGGTGGTTTCCTGCAACTGGGTGCCACTGCCGTCGAGGGTCAGTTGGGAAAAGTTGGCAGTCAGAGTCTTGGATGTTTCGAGCAATTGGGTCAGGCGAGCCACATCCTTGTCATCGGCGTGAGCCGTGAGGGTGGTCAGAGCCAGTACCGGCAGCAACATGCGGATAAGACGCATGGGAGTCCTCTTGAATACTCGTGGGAAAGTGGACGGCGCTTCATGCACCGTCCATTGCATTTGGATCAGGGTATCGAATCAGTCGCGTACCGGGCCAGGGGCCAGAACTTCGCGGGAACCGTTGGTGTTCATGGACGTCACGACCCCGGCCATTTCCATGGCTTCGATCATGCGCGCGGCACGGTTGTAACCGATCTTCAGCTTGCGCTGCACAGCGGAGATGGAGGCGCGGCGACTTTCCAGTACGAACTGCACGGCTTCGTCGTACAGCGCGTCGGCTTCCGGATCGTCGCCGTCTCCGCCGCCGCTGCTGCCTTCGAAACCACTGCCCGCCTCCTCGACACCGTTGAGGATGTCGTCGTTGTATTCCGGTGCGCCGCGCAGTTTCCAGGCTTCTACCACCCGGTGAACTTCATCGTCGGACACGAATGCGCCATGAACCCGGATCGGCAGACTGGTGCCCGGCGGCATGTAGAGCATGTCACCGTGACCAAGCAATTGTTCGGCGCCGCCCTGGTCGATGATGGTTCGGGAGTCGATCTTGCTCGATACCTGGAACGCCATCCGCGTCGGGATGTTGGCCTTGATCAGACCCGTGATCACGTCCACCGACGGCCGCTGGGTCGCGAGGATCAGGTGGATACCGGCCGCACGCGCCTTCTGGGCGATACGGGCGATCAGTTCTTCTACCTTCTTGCCGACGATCATCATCATGTCGGCAAACTCGTCCACGACCACAACGATGGTCGGCAGCTTCTGCAACAGCGGCGCTTCGTCGTGGATGCTTTCGCGTTTGTACAGCGGATCGCTCAGCGGTTCGCCGGCGTCCTGGGCTTCCTTGACCTTGGCGTTGAAGCCGGACAGGTTTCGCACGCCCATCTTCGCCATCAGCTTGTAGCGGCGCTCCATCTCGGCAACGCTCCAGCGCAGGGCGTTGGCGGCGTCCTTCATGTCGGTCACGACCGGGCACAGCAGGTGCGGAATGCCTTCGTAGATCGACAGTTCAAGCATTTTCGGGTCGATCATGATCAGCTTGGCGTCGTCCGGACCGGACTTGAACAGGATCGACAGAATCATCGCGTTCACGCCCACCGACTTACCGGAACCGGTGGTACCGGCTACCAGCAAGTGCGGCATCTTCGCCAGGTCGGTGATGACCGGCTTGCCGCCGATGTCGTGGCCCAGGGCCAGAGTGACCGGCGACTTGAAGTTGTCGTATTCGGATGTCGACAGCACTTCTGAGAAGCGCACGATCTGTCGGTCTTCGTTGGGAATTTCGATACCGACCGTGGTCTTGCCAGGAATCACTTCCACCACCCGGACGCTGGTCACGGCCAGCGAACGTGCAAGGTCTTTCGCCAGGTTGGCGATACGGCTGACCTTCACGCCTGCAGCAGGCTGGATCTCGTAACGGGTAATGACCGGGCCGGGATGGATGGAATCCACGGTGACTTCGACGCCGAATTCCTTGAGCTTGATCTCCAGCAAGTGGCCGACCGCCGCCAGGGATTCGGGCGAATAATTGAGTTGTTTCTTTTCCGCAGGGTCGAGAATCGAGATCGGTGGCAAGGTGCCTTCGACGGCGCTGTCGACAAACAACGGCACCTGTTTCTCTTTCTGCACGCGCTTGCTCGGCTCCGGCGCCTTGACCGGGGCCGGGGCGATGACCGGCGGCACCTGTTTCTCGCGCTCGGACATGTGCTTGCTCAGGGCCTGCTCGCGCTCGATCAGACGCTCCTTGACCTTGGCCTGCTCGCGCTTGTCGGTGACGGTCGGTGCAACCACGTCATGCACTCGATCATCGACTTCACGCAATTGCGCGACCAGTTGCTTGCGCTCGGTACGCGCCGACCACCAGCGGTTGACCGCGCCCTGGAACAGTTCGAACAGGTCGAGGGTGATCTTGCCGGTGATGTCCATCACCTTGAACCACGACAGGTCAGTGAACACCGTCAGCCCGAACAGGAACAGCGCGATGAACAGCAAAGTGCTGCCCTGTATGTTCAGAGCATTGCGGGCCAGGTCACCGAGGCTTTCACCCAGCGCACCG
Protein-coding sequences here:
- a CDS encoding hemerythrin domain-containing protein → MNIFEALRESHDRQRTYAKSLIETSGDTPERVEAYKQLKAELQAHETAEERHFYIPLMEFDNGIDLSRHAIAEHHEMDEMMEELDEIEMSSPAWLATAKKLSEKVHHHLQEEEQKFFQMAGKLLDDKQKEQLAGQYEKEFRAQLS
- a CDS encoding GNAT family N-acetyltransferase codes for the protein MTLRIELSQAPTEEQRAAILAPLRAHNIAKAGPSLYEPVALLVRDDNDAILGGLYGHTFYRWLFIELLAVPEEGRGQGIGSKLMQMVEQFAREKDCVGIWLDTFDFQAPGFYKKLGYTECGEIADYPLGHKRHFFQKRLID
- a CDS encoding DUF6388 family protein → MAPTEQRHEQALKLFLEAHAELRETLDHLNPLLAQAKGETQAQYREERLHEAFEAEAESQGLFAWELTLQLTAATPEEYQAQRLEVHREVAEMAGMDWLEYCDLYGIEP
- a CDS encoding YoaK family protein is translated as MLPSTSTHRASPGHLHIQKWRGRVGLALVACLSVLAGMTDAIGFMASGDFVSFMSGNTTRLAVAISEGDSGLTLRLILLVATFIVGNALGVVVSRLGGRRALPLLLSIAALLCLAAWPFDTQLPALLAAIIAMGMLNAAVEEVNGLPVGLTYVTGALSRFGRGLGRWVLGERRSGWRVQLVPWSGMLVGAILGAVLEHHLGLKAMLVSGLFAGVLGLLTLKIPRRWQLGYMPR
- the tusD gene encoding sulfurtransferase complex subunit TusD; the protein is MKFAIALFSAAHAPSSRRALLFAQAALAGGHEIVRLFFYQDGVHNASDAVVTPQDELDLPKQWRTFITEQNLDGVVCIAAALRRGVLNAEEAGRYQRDAVAVSAPWELSGLGQLHDAVQDADRLICFGGA
- the tusC gene encoding sulfurtransferase complex subunit TusC, with amino-acid sequence MAKSLLIISRQSPWSGPGAREALDIVLAGGAFDLPIGLLFLDDGVLQLAAGQNAKALQQKDLSANLQALPMFGVEELFYCADSASARGLVNRSLDEAQPLTAEQITALIDRYDQVITL
- the tusB gene encoding sulfurtransferase complex subunit TusB, whose product is MSTLHVLSHSPFGDERLTSCLRLLGASDALLLCGDAAYALQPGTAPFSALEFRKVKLFVLAEDAQARAVQVPDWAEAIDYPAFVELSIHHAKVNSWL
- a CDS encoding TusE/DsrC/DsvC family sulfur relay protein — translated: MSALTVGARAIELDKDGFLVDLNDWSAEVASALAAAEDIELSPEHWEVLELLRSFYAEFQLSPATRPLIKYTALKLGAEKGNSLHLNRLFKGTPAKLAAKLAGLPKPTNCL
- a CDS encoding glycosyl transferase family protein, whose amino-acid sequence is MTDYPALTLETPAEHPFAQFVRILGKGKRGARDLTREEARQAMGMVLDEAVEETQLGAFLMLLRHKEESAEEMAGFTEALRERLQAPALDVDLDWPTYAGKKRHLPWYLLAAKCLAQNGVRIFMHGGGAHTAGRLYSEQLLGELNIPLCRNWQQVGAALDNGGLAFMPLVDWAPQLQRMIDLRNTLGLRSPIHSLARILNPLGARCGLQSIFHPGYQAVHRDASGLLGDTAIVIKGDGGEIEINPDADSHLYGTTGGESWDEEWPQLSTQRHVKPASLDVEHLKAVWRGDVVDSYPQMALISTMALALRGLGHSREQAFETAEKYWAARDKSI
- a CDS encoding glutathione S-transferase family protein, producing MGLLVDGRWQDKWYESSKDGAFQREQAQRRNWVTRNGEPGPSGEGGFAAEAGRYHLYVSLACPWAHRTLILRKLKGLESLIDVSVVSWLMLENGWTFDQNLGSTGDKLDHFDFMHQRYTADTADYTGRVTVPVLWDKKLKRIVSNESAEIIRMFNSAFDDLTGNDLDFYPAPLRGEIDALNERIYPAVNNGVYRAGFATSQKAYEEAFDDVFAELDHLEQVLGANRYLTGEYLTEADVRLFTTVIRFDAVYHGHFKCNLRRISDYPNLSNWLREMYQWPGIAETVDFQHIKNHYYGSHKTINPTGVVPKGPKQDFTVAHDRNRLSGKGIWRRG